A DNA window from Schistocerca gregaria isolate iqSchGreg1 chromosome 2, iqSchGreg1.2, whole genome shotgun sequence contains the following coding sequences:
- the LOC126336293 gene encoding bromodomain-containing protein DDB_G0280777-like isoform X1, whose protein sequence is MDPADERQPDDNSPASTPSPTPTNVEALLGRRLSQLLLEDDEDAANCTDCLGTGTCPLHESNCLSRPGDGVPLPTTEFSSLHMVEEAEFVVGPLETPMPFWYTQPCATCGSSYCQDGLPVYNHQDILMTEFGPLEPGQASAVEQLSVNNTTPERSGTRGGLLPSARMPVPAQQRIQQQVRHDAAPAHLSQPVTESYHPEASRSMLVQQKPEFCYTLPYAPVAGNNTVRPIQHHALNGASSYPLLGPQLIPPLTQLQTSTTTGLQQQQQQRLITTIQSQQHMAVLHHHYKQQQSQRIAAMLGQQQQIAAILGQQQQQQRATILDQVQMQLQQQQRAAMLDQVQMQQQQRASTQGQVQQQQQLLLLLLQQQQRAALVGQVQQQQQRAALLGQVQQQQQRAALLGQVQQQQQRAALLGQVQQQQQQQQQQQQRAALLGQVQQQQQQQQQRATMMGQQHRQTAATLRQQQQMAVMLGQQQRQQQHHPEESEAAKTTESAPITNGGSISPAAARTQRGSNTRPPASSRRR, encoded by the exons ATGGATCCGGCAGATGAGCGACAGCCAGACGACAACTCGCCAGCGTCGacgccctcccccacccccacaaaTGTGGAGGCGTTATTGGGACGCCGCCTCAGCCagcttctgctggaagacgacgaaGACGCCGCCAACTGCACTGACTGTCTAGG GACTGGCACATGTCCCCTGCATGAGTCCAACTGCCTCTCACGCCCTGGAGATGGCGTACCGCTGCCCACCACAGAGTTCAGCTCGCTACACATGGTCGAGGAGGCAGAATTTGTTGTAGGCCCACTTGAGACTCCGATGCCCTTTTGGTACACACAACCCTGCGCAACGTGTGGTTCGAGCTACTGTCAAGATGGACTCCCTGTTTATAACCATCAGGATATTCTGATGACAGAGTTCGGACCACTGGAGCCTGGGCAAGCTTCAGCTGTGGAGCAGCTTTCAGTGAACAACACTACACCTGAGCGGTCAGGCACAAGAGGTGGGCTGTTACCATCTGCACGGATGCCAGTACCAGCTCAGCAGCGAATTCAGCAACAGGTACGTCatgatgcagctcctgcacatttgagtcaaCCTGTGACAGAGAGTTACCATCCTGAAGCTAGCAGAAGTATGCTTGTCCAGCAAAAACCAGAATTCTGCTATACCCTGCCCTATGCCCCGGTAGCTGGTAACAACACGGTGAGGCCTATCCAGCATCATGCATTAAATGGTGCTTCAAGTTACCCATTGCTTGGTCCCCAGTTAATACCACCACTAACGCAGTTACAGACATCCACCACAACaggactgcagcagcagcagcagcagcgactaaTCACTACCATCCAGAGTCAACAGCATATGGCTGTTCTGCATCACCATTACAAACAACAACAAAGTCAAAGGATAGCTGCCATGCTGGGTCAGCAGCAGCAGATAGCTGCCATTCTGggtcagcagcaacagcaacagaggGCTACCATTCTGGATCAGGTGCAGATGCAGCTGCAACAGCAACAGAGGGCTGCCATGTTGGACCAGGTGCAGATGCAACAGCAGCAGAGGGCTTCCACGCAGGGCcaggtgcagcagcagcagcagctgctgctgttgctgctgcaacaGCAACAGAGGGCTGCATTGGTGGGCCAggtccagcagcagcaacagaggGCTGCATTGCTGGGCCAggtccagcagcagcaacagaggGCTGCATTGCTGGGCCAggtccagcagcagcaacagaggGCTGCATTGCTGGGCcaggtgcagcagcagcagcagcagcagcagcagcagcaacagagggCTGCATTGCTGGGCcaggtgcagcagcagcagcagcagcagcagcagagggcTACCATGATGGGTCAGCAGCACCGTCAGACGGCTGCCACGCTGCGTCAGCAGCAGCAGATGGCTGTCATGCTGGGTCAGCAACAGCGGCAGCAACAGCATCATCCTGAGGAGAGTGAGGCAGCAAAGACGACAGAATCAGCTCCAATAACAAATGGTGGCTCTATTAGTCCTGCTGCTGCACGGACACAACGAGGCTCTAACACGAGGCCACCAGCCA
- the LOC126336293 gene encoding putative uncharacterized protein DDB_G0271606 isoform X2: MDPADERQPDDNSPASTPSPTPTNVEALLGRRLSQLLLEDDEDAANCTDCLGTGTCPLHESNCLSRPGDGVPLPTTEFSSLHMVEEAEFVVGPLETPMPFWYTQPCATCGSSYCQDGLPVYNHQDILMTEFGPLEPGQASAVEQLSVNNTTPERSGTRGGLLPSARMPVPAQQRIQQQLQTSTTTGLQQQQQQRLITTIQSQQHMAVLHHHYKQQQSQRIAAMLGQQQQIAAILGQQQQQQRATILDQVQMQLQQQQRAAMLDQVQMQQQQRASTQGQVQQQQQLLLLLLQQQQRAALVGQVQQQQQRAALLGQVQQQQQRAALLGQVQQQQQRAALLGQVQQQQQQQQQQQQRAALLGQVQQQQQQQQQRATMMGQQHRQTAATLRQQQQMAVMLGQQQRQQQHHPEESEAAKTTESAPITNGGSISPAAARTQRGSNTRPPASSRRR, from the exons ATGGATCCGGCAGATGAGCGACAGCCAGACGACAACTCGCCAGCGTCGacgccctcccccacccccacaaaTGTGGAGGCGTTATTGGGACGCCGCCTCAGCCagcttctgctggaagacgacgaaGACGCCGCCAACTGCACTGACTGTCTAGG GACTGGCACATGTCCCCTGCATGAGTCCAACTGCCTCTCACGCCCTGGAGATGGCGTACCGCTGCCCACCACAGAGTTCAGCTCGCTACACATGGTCGAGGAGGCAGAATTTGTTGTAGGCCCACTTGAGACTCCGATGCCCTTTTGGTACACACAACCCTGCGCAACGTGTGGTTCGAGCTACTGTCAAGATGGACTCCCTGTTTATAACCATCAGGATATTCTGATGACAGAGTTCGGACCACTGGAGCCTGGGCAAGCTTCAGCTGTGGAGCAGCTTTCAGTGAACAACACTACACCTGAGCGGTCAGGCACAAGAGGTGGGCTGTTACCATCTGCACGGATGCCAGTACCAGCTCAGCAGCGAATTCAGCAACAG TTACAGACATCCACCACAACaggactgcagcagcagcagcagcagcgactaaTCACTACCATCCAGAGTCAACAGCATATGGCTGTTCTGCATCACCATTACAAACAACAACAAAGTCAAAGGATAGCTGCCATGCTGGGTCAGCAGCAGCAGATAGCTGCCATTCTGggtcagcagcaacagcaacagaggGCTACCATTCTGGATCAGGTGCAGATGCAGCTGCAACAGCAACAGAGGGCTGCCATGTTGGACCAGGTGCAGATGCAACAGCAGCAGAGGGCTTCCACGCAGGGCcaggtgcagcagcagcagcagctgctgctgttgctgctgcaacaGCAACAGAGGGCTGCATTGGTGGGCCAggtccagcagcagcaacagaggGCTGCATTGCTGGGCCAggtccagcagcagcaacagaggGCTGCATTGCTGGGCCAggtccagcagcagcaacagaggGCTGCATTGCTGGGCcaggtgcagcagcagcagcagcagcagcagcagcagcaacagagggCTGCATTGCTGGGCcaggtgcagcagcagcagcagcagcagcagcagagggcTACCATGATGGGTCAGCAGCACCGTCAGACGGCTGCCACGCTGCGTCAGCAGCAGCAGATGGCTGTCATGCTGGGTCAGCAACAGCGGCAGCAACAGCATCATCCTGAGGAGAGTGAGGCAGCAAAGACGACAGAATCAGCTCCAATAACAAATGGTGGCTCTATTAGTCCTGCTGCTGCACGGACACAACGAGGCTCTAACACGAGGCCACCAGCCA